Proteins from a single region of Hordeum vulgare subsp. vulgare chromosome 6H, MorexV3_pseudomolecules_assembly, whole genome shotgun sequence:
- the LOC123403023 gene encoding uncharacterized protein LOC123403023, whose protein sequence is MPASSRLCAYATCSLAASPVPTPPSPPRRRRRRRRRLASSMGQSASSPSGGGRGDSRWPALRLDLGLPPGRKQRPAGERLNFGDRLRRALSRPSPQNTEVEIEAEEEGRDAGNRVEVEAGGAEADHLVVMVNGLYGSSADWKFAAEQFVKRLPGKVYVHRSECNHSRLTYDGVDIMGERLAEEVHQVVQRKGNLRKVSIVAHSLGGLISRYAIGRLYEESTSEEPCLNMEKHSDKENISRGGKIAGLEPMNFIASATPHLGSRWNKQLPFLFGVPLLEQTAAETAHLIVGRTGKHLFLSDRDDGKPPLLVRMVEDCDDGKFMSALRSFKRRVAYANITYDHIVGWSTSSIRRQHELPKLELTAIDEKYPHVIHVDTANSEGPQQEDPVETSLTDSLEEEMIRGLKQVTWERVDVCFHESRLKYNAHYNIQVRTPMNLEGEDVIYHMIDNFLV, encoded by the exons ATGCCCGCCTCCTCCAGGCTCTGCGCTTACGCCACGTGCTCCCTCGCGGCCTCCCCCGTCCCCACCCCCCcttccccgccccgccgccgccgccgccgccgccgccggctcgCCTCCTCCATGGGCCAGTCCGCGAGCTCGCCCTCGGGCGGCGGCCGCGGCGACTCGCGGTGGCCGGCGCTCCGGCTCGATCTAGGGTTGCCGCCCGGCCGCAAGCAGAGGCCGGCGGGCGAGAGGCTGAATTTCGGGGACCGGCTGCGCCGCGCGCTGTCGCGGCCGTCGCCCCAGAACACGGAGGTGGAGATTGAggccgaggaggaggggcgagacgCCGGAAACCGCGTGGAGGTGGAGGCCGGCGGCGCGGAGGCCGATCACCTCGTCGTCATGGTTAACGGGCTCTACGGAAG CTCGGCGGATTGGAAGTTCGCGGCGGAGCAGTTCGTGAAGAGGCTGCCGGGGAAAGTCTATGTGCATC GTAGTGAGTGCAATCATTCAAGGTTAACATACGATGGAGTTGATATAATGGGCGAAAGACTGGCTGAAGAG GTACACCAAGTTGTCCAGAGGAAAGGAAATTTGCGGAAAGTCTCTATTGTTGCTCATTCACTTGGTGGATTGATTTCAAGATATGCAATTGGAAGACTCTATGAAGAATCAACAAGCGAAGAGCCATGCCTTAATATGGAGAAGCATTCTGacaaagaaaatataagcaggggTGGTAAAATAGCTGGCTTAGAACCAATGAACTTCATTGCGTCTGCTACACCACACCTGGGCTCAAGGTGGAATAAACAA CTGCCCTTCCTTTTCGGTGTTCCACTTTTGGAACAAACCGCTGCAGAAACTGCACATCTTATAGTTGGGAGAACGGGTAAACACTTGTTTCTCTCGGACAGGGACGACGGGAAGCCTCCACTTCTCGTGCGAATGGTTGAAGATTGCGATGATGGAAAATTCAT GTCAGCTTTGCGCTCTTTTAAGCGCCGTGTTGCGTATGCAAATATAACATATGACC ATATAGTTGGTTGGAGTACATCGTCGATTCGGCGACAACACGAATTACCTAAA CTTGAGTTAACAGCAATTGATGAAAAGTATCCGCACGTTATCCATGTTGATACTGCTAACTCAGAGGGCCCTCAGCAAGAGGATCCTGTAGAAACTTCGCTCACGGATAGCCTTGAAG AGGAGATGATCCGTGGCCTTAAACAAGTGACCTGGGAACGGGTCGATGTATGCTTTCATGAGAGCCGGCTAAAATACAATGCACATTACAATATCCAG GTTAGGACCCCAATGAACTTGGAGGGAGAAGATGTCATCTACCATATGATAGACAATTTTCTAGTCTAG
- the LOC123403022 gene encoding U-box domain-containing protein 35-like produces the protein MGKYSDGDAGGSYPLVAVCIDKDKNSQNALKYATETLVHRGQAIVLVHVNTRGSSSGVEDAAGYKQPADPVMKDLFLPFRCFCTRKDIQCKDVVLDDHDVAKSLVEFAAHAAIDRIVLGANTRSSFVRFKADVPNSVCKTAPDFTSVYVVNKGGKVTSVRQAVRPAPSVSPLRTMIQGAAAAKPPEPQQLAAAPAPAQKWAAPPPPQATRADTASAPTLQPPDNFIMSPFSRGPTTSARKAFPDFSLPESSDISFIGAPVQRRSVDRPSSYPPRLSTGSDSQYEHNSFEASRPAWGDSFGNESTSNSQTSVSSLPTEDMEAEMRRLRLELKQTMDMYSTACKEALTAKQKATELQRWKEEEQRSHDGRLTEEMALALIEQEKAKARAAIEAAEASQRLAELEAQKRIAAERKALKEGAGGSSARYRRYSIEEIEAGTEHFSDALKVGEGGYGPVYKGQLDHTPVAIKVLRPDAAQGKAQFQQEVEVLSCIRHPNMVLLLGACPEYGCLVYEYMAMGSLDDCLFRRGGVGPVLPWQHRFRIAAEIATGLLFLHQAKPEPLVHRDLKPGNILLDRNYVSKISDVGLARLVPPSVADTVTQCHMTSAAGTFCYIDPEYQQTGMLGVKSDVYSLGVMLLQIITARPPMGLTHHVARALDHGTIADLLDPAVQDWPVDEARRFAEMSLRCCELRRKDRPDLATGVLPELNRLRELAEDNMQFCNPMMGGMGGMGGGLRTGMTSSAYMSNSAMSQSRHDQMSDPFSRSQYGGGNTRRPNYN, from the exons aTGGGCAAGTACAGCGACGGCGACGCCGGCGGCAGCTACCCGCTGGTGGCGGTGTGCATCGACAAGGACAAGAACAGCCAGAACGCGCTCAAGTACGCGACGGAGACGCTGGTGCACCGTGGGCAGGCCATCGTCCTCGTCCACGTCAACACCCGCGGCAGCTCCAGCGGCGTGGAGGACGCCGCCGGGTACAAGCAGCCGGCGGACCCGGTGATGAAGGACCTCTTCCTCCCCTTCCGCTGCTTCTGCACCCGCAAGGACATCCAGTGCAAGGACGTGGTGCTCGACGACCACGACGTCGCCAAGTCCCTCGTGGAGTTCGCCGCCCACGCCGCCATCGACCGCATCGTCCTCGGTGCCAACACCCGCAGCAGCTTCGTCCGCTTCAAGGCCGACGTCCCCAACAGCGTCTGCAAGACCGCCCCCGACTTCACCAGCGTCTACGTCGTCAACAAGGGCGGCAAGGTCACCTCCGTCCGCCAGGCCGTCCGCCCCGCCCCCTCCGTCTCCCCGCTCCGGACCATGATCcagggcgccgccgccgccaagccGCCCGAGCCGCAGCAGCTGGCGGCGGCGCCCGCGCCCGCGCAGAAGTGggcggcgccgcctcctcctcaggcGACGCGAGCTGACACTGCCAGCGCGCCCACGCTGCAGCCGCCAGACAACTTCATCAT gtctccgttctcgaggggcCCGACCACGTCGGCGAGGAAGGCGTTCCCGGACTTCTCGCTGCCGGAGTCGTCCGACATATCCTTCATCGGAGCCCCGGTCCAGCGCCGGAGCGTGGACCGGCCGTCGTCGTACCCGCCGCGGCTGTCCACCGGGTCGGACTCCCAGTACGAGCACAACAGCTTCGAGGCATCGCGCCCGGCATGGGGCGACTCCTTCGGCAACGAGAGCACCTCCAACTCCCAGACCAGCGTCTCCTCCCTCCCCACG GAGGACATGGAGGCGGAGATGCGGCGGCTTCGGCTGGAGCTGAAGCAGACCATGGACATGTACAGCACGGCGTGCAAGGAGGCGCTCACCGCCAAGCAGAAGGCCACGGAGCTGCAGCGctggaaggaggaggagcagcgctCGCATGACGGCCGGCTCACGGAGGAGATGGCGCTGGCGCTCATCGAGCAGGAGAAAGCCAAGGCGCGGGCGGCCATCGAGGCCGCCGAGGCGTCGCAGCGCCTGGCGGAGCTGGAGGCCCAGAAGCGGATTGCCGCGGAGAGGAAGGCGCTCAAGGAGGGCGCCGGCGGCTCGTCAGCGAGGTACCGCCGGTACTCCATCGAGGAGATCGAGGCGGGCACCGAGCACTTCTCCGACGCGCTCAAGGTGGGCGAGGGCGGCTACGGCCCGGTGTACAAGGGCCAGCTCGACCACACCCCCGTAGCCATCAAGGTGCTCCGGCCGGACGCCGCGCAGGGGAAGGCGCAGTTCCagcaggaggtggaggtgctcagcTGCATCCGCCACCCCAACATGGTGCTCCTCCTCGGCGCCTGCCCGGAGTACGGCTGCCTGGTGTACGAGTACATGGCCATGGGCAGCCTGGACGACTGCCTCTTCCGGCGCGGCGGCGTCGGGCCGGTGCTCCCCTGGCAGCACCGGTTCCGCATCGCCGCCGAGATCGCCACGGGCCTGCTCTTCCTCCACCAGGCCAAGCCGGAGCCGCTGGTCCACCGTGACCTCAAGCCGGGCAACATCCTCCTGGACCGCAACTACGTGAGCAAGATCAGCGACGTCGGGCTGGCGCGGCTGGTGCCACCGTCGGTGGCCGACACGGTGACGCAGTGCCACATGACGAGCGCCGCGGGCACCTTCTGCTACATCGACCCGGAGTACCAGCAAACGGGGATGCTGGGCGTCAAGTCGGACGTCTACTCGCTGGGCGTGATGCTGCTGCAGATCATCACGGCGCGGCCGCCCATGGGGCTCACCCACCACGTGGCCCGCGCGCTGGACCACGGCACCATCGCCGACCTGCTCGACCCGGCCGTGCAGGACTGGCCCGTGGACGAGGCGCGGCGGTTCGCGGAGATGTCGCTGCGGTGCTGCGAGCTCCGGCGCAAGGACCGGCCCGACCTGGCCACCGGCGTGCTCCCGGAGCTGAACCGGCTGCGCGAGCTCGCCGAGGACAACATGCAGTTCTGCAACCCCATGATGGGCGGCATGGGCGGCATGGGCGGCGGCTTGCGGACCGGCATGACCAGCTCCGCGTACATGAGCAACTCCGCCATGTCGCAGTCACGGCAC GATCAGATGAGCGATCCGTTCTCGAGGTCGCAGTACGGCGGCGGGAACACGAGAAGGCCCAACTACAACTGA